In the Streptomyces sp. NBC_00525 genome, one interval contains:
- a CDS encoding acyl carrier protein produces the protein MSTIHPRITDVLSRTFKVPVAEILPDSTMDSLDMDSLAVAEFAVVLREATGVELDTGTLHRSTTLAQLSDHLRAAAGGGSPVGSTR, from the coding sequence ATGAGCACGATTCACCCCCGGATCACCGATGTACTCAGCCGTACCTTCAAGGTGCCCGTGGCCGAGATCCTCCCGGATTCCACGATGGACAGCCTGGACATGGACTCCCTCGCGGTCGCCGAGTTCGCCGTCGTGCTCCGGGAGGCCACCGGCGTCGAACTGGACACCGGCACCCTGCACCGGAGCACCACGCTCGCCCAGCTCTCCGACCACCTGCGCGCGGCGGCCGGCGGCGGCAGCCCGGTGGGCAGCACCCGATGA